Proteins encoded in a region of the Phoenix dactylifera cultivar Barhee BC4 chromosome 3, palm_55x_up_171113_PBpolish2nd_filt_p, whole genome shotgun sequence genome:
- the LOC103710805 gene encoding soluble inorganic pyrophosphatase 4 isoform X1 has translation MVPPLDIPNKSSDMNGLHPPLNERIISSMSRRSVAAHPWHDLEIGPGAPTIFNCVVEIGKGSKVKYELDKKTGLIKVDRVLYSSVVYPHNYGFIPRTLCEDSDPMDVLVIMQEPVLPGCFLRAKAIGLMPMIDQGEKDDKIIAVCADDPEYKHYTDIKELPPHRLAEIRRFFEDYKKNENKEVAVNDFLPATAAYEAIQYSMDLYATYIVESLRR, from the exons ATGGTTCCACCTCTTGACATACCAAACAAGTCTTCTGACATGAACGGGTTGCACCCACCTCTCAATGAGAGAATAATTTCGTCCATGTCCAGGAGGTCTGTCGCAGCACATCCTTGGCATGACCTTGAAATAG GTCCTGGCGCACCAACTATATTCAACTGT GTGGTGGAAATAGGAAAGGGAAGTAAGGTGAAATATGAACTCGACAAAAAAACCGGGCTGATAAAG GTTGACCGTGTGCTGTACTCATCGGTGGTATACCCCCATAACTATGGATTCATCCCACGCACTCTTTGTGAAGACAGTGATCCCATGGATGTGTTGGTTATCATGCAG GAACCAGTGCTCCCAGGATGTTTCCTTCGGGCTAAAGCCATAGGTCTCATGCCTATGATTGATCAG GGAGAAAAAGATGATAAAATAATTGCAGTGTGTGCGGATGATCCTGAATACAAGCATTACACCGATATTAAGGAGCTCCCTCCTCATCGCTTAGCTGAAATCAGGCGCTTCTTTGAAGATT ataagaaaaatgaaaacaagGAAGTTGCAGTGAATGACTTCCTCCCTGCCACTGCTGCATATGAAGCTATACAATACTCAAT GGATCTCTATGCAACTTACATAGTGGAGAGTCTGAGGAGGTAG
- the LOC103710823 gene encoding histone H2B.11-like, with protein MAPRAEKKPAEKKPAADKPTEDKEKKTAAEKAPAEKKPKAEKRLPSKEGAAGDKKKKKKAKKSSETYKIYIFKVLKQVHPDIGISSKAMGIMNSFINDIFEKLAQEASRLARYNKKPTITSREIQTSVRLVLPGELAKHAVSEGTKAVTKFTSS; from the coding sequence ATGGCGCCCAGGGCCGAGAAGAAGCCGGCGGAGAAGAAGCCTGCCGCCGATAAGCCGACGGAGGACAAAGAGAAGAAGACGGCGGCCGAGAAGGCCCCTGCCGAGAAGAAGCCCAAGGCCGAGAAGCGCCTCCCATCGAAGGAGGGAGCCGCCGgcgacaagaagaagaagaagaaggcgaagAAGAGCAGCGAGACATACAAGATCTAcatcttcaaggtgttgaagcagGTTCACCCGGACATCGGGATCTCCAGCAAGGCCATGGGCATCATGAACTCCTTCATCAACGACATCTTTGAGAAGCTCGCCCAGGAGGCGTCCCGGCTCGCCCGCTACAACAAGAAGCCGACCATCACCTCCCGGGAGATCCAGACCTCCGTTCGCCTCGTCCTCCCTGGCGAGCTAGCCAAGCACGCCGTCTCGGAGGGCACCAAGGCCGTCACCAAGTTCACCAGTTCTTGA
- the LOC103710805 gene encoding soluble inorganic pyrophosphatase 4 isoform X2, protein MVPPLDIPNKSSDMNGLHPPLNERIISSMSRRSVAAHPWHDLEIGPGAPTIFNCVVEIGKGSKVKYELDKKTGLIKVDRVLYSSVVYPHNYGFIPRTLCEDSDPMDVLVIMQEPVLPGCFLRAKAIGLMPMIDQGEKDDKIIAVCADDPEYKHYTDIKELPPHRLAEIRRFFED, encoded by the exons ATGGTTCCACCTCTTGACATACCAAACAAGTCTTCTGACATGAACGGGTTGCACCCACCTCTCAATGAGAGAATAATTTCGTCCATGTCCAGGAGGTCTGTCGCAGCACATCCTTGGCATGACCTTGAAATAG GTCCTGGCGCACCAACTATATTCAACTGT GTGGTGGAAATAGGAAAGGGAAGTAAGGTGAAATATGAACTCGACAAAAAAACCGGGCTGATAAAG GTTGACCGTGTGCTGTACTCATCGGTGGTATACCCCCATAACTATGGATTCATCCCACGCACTCTTTGTGAAGACAGTGATCCCATGGATGTGTTGGTTATCATGCAG GAACCAGTGCTCCCAGGATGTTTCCTTCGGGCTAAAGCCATAGGTCTCATGCCTATGATTGATCAG GGAGAAAAAGATGATAAAATAATTGCAGTGTGTGCGGATGATCCTGAATACAAGCATTACACCGATATTAAGGAGCTCCCTCCTCATCGCTTAGCTGAAATCAGGCGCTTCTTTGAAGATT AA